In Vanrija pseudolonga chromosome 4, complete sequence, a single window of DNA contains:
- the RNH1 gene encoding Ribonuclease inhibitor: MSLPTQDNNPTILSFVGRNLVGVAGANRILQQVTLEKEHLEAPLNALGNAGAVALVRGLEAKRLLFSNDVPTKQWGLVQINVADNDIGDEGLLTAIKYASEDHKLRMMYVQSNKITLGGGVDEFVEHLDRSHLNVLVLANNVLLSTAAVKLFETLNAPHLHNLCLASCRLVPSCAPAIAEFLLSPRAKNLRELQLQENYLGREGMKMIIDAIARGNFTLEKVSLYENNRDEPEEVEGGDEVPVPQPVPFVAQPIQQTALAVPPQGDAGAAPANANANAPTDEPAPRRRESYVLNTFSEHETFDPLLRRLQGLLYRNNNLADRVREAAARSIVPARVIIHGRTPTVSEAATMRNPVGSPEPFPLLSLPPEVRLLVARYASLDAAALSHSQWARIVKHASDRSTIADTARLISEAQWTAKLKTRSRTGCALDVWCTRLECNKWELDRPVR, from the exons ATGAGTCTTCCCACTCAGGACAACAACCCTACCATCCTGTCATTCGTCGGCCGCAActtggtcggcgtcgctggtg CCAACCGAATCCTCCAACAGGTCACCCTCGAGAAGGAGCACCTCGAAGCCCCCCTGAACGCTCTGGGCAACGCTGGCGCTGTAGCCCTGGTGCGCGGACTCGAGGCCAAACGGTTGCTGTTCTCCAACGACGTGCCTACCAAGCAATGGGGCCTGGTCCAGATAAACGTGGCCGACAATGATATCGGTGACGAAGGCCTCCTCACTGCCATCAAGTACGCCAGTGAAGACCACAAGCTGCGCATGATGTACGTGCAATCGAACAAGATTACT CTCGGtggtggcgtcgacgagttTGTGGAGCATCTGGACCGCTCGCACCTGAATGTCCTCGTTCTTGCCAACAACGTCTTACTCTCGACAGCAGCCGTCAAGCTATTCGAAACCCTGAATGCGCCGCATCTGCACAACCTTTGCTTGGCATCATGTCGTCTTGTGCCGTCGTGTGCCCCGGCTATCGCCGAGTTCCTGCTGTCGCCTCGCGCCAAGAACTTGCGCGAACTCCAGCTCCAGGAGAACTACCTCGGTCGTGAGGGCATGAAGATGATCATCGACGCGATCGCCAGGGGCAACTTTACTCTTGAGAAAGTGTCACTGTACGAGAACAACAGGGACGAGCctgaggaggtcgagggcggtgaCGAGGTCCCGGTACCACAACCGGTTCCATTCGTCGCACAACCAATCCAGCAAACAGCACTAGCAGTGCCTCCCCAAGGGGATGCAGGAGCGGCACCGGCGAAtgccaacgccaacgccccTACAGATGAAcccgccccccgccgtcgcgagTCGTACGTGCTCAACACGTTCTCAGAGCACGAAACCTTCGACCCTCTCCTTCGCCGGCTCCAGGGGCTTCTGTACCGGAACAACAACCTGGCGGACCGTGTGCGTGAAGCTGCGGCCCGCTCCATCGTTCCTGCACGCGTAATCATTCACGGTCGCACGCCCACGGTAtcggaggcggcgacgatgcgaAACCCTGTCGGCAGCCCCGAGCCATTCCCTCTGCTTTCGCTCCCTCCGGAAGTGCGGCTCTTGGTAGCTCGCTACGCCTCTTTGGATGCCGCAGCCCTGAGTCACTCGCAATGGGCGCGGATCGTCAAGCACGCCTCGGACCGCAGCACGATTGCCGACACGGCTCGGCTGATTAGCGAGGCGCAGTGGACGGCCAAACTCAAGACAAGGAGCCGAACAGGTTGCGCTCTGGACGTTTGGTGCACACGGCTCGAGTGCAACAAGTGGGAGCTTGACCGTCCTGTGCGATAA